Genomic window (Mycobacterium sp. 3519A):
CGTGGTCGTATGGGGAGGTTGATGAGGCGTCGAATCGGTTGGCGCATTTGTTGGTTGAGTTGGGTGCGGGTCCGGGTCGGTGTGTGGCGTTGTTGTTGGAGCGGTCGGCTGATGCGGTGATCGCGATTTTGGCGGTGCTCAAGTCTGGGGCGGCTTACCTGCCGATTGATCCGGTTTATCCGGATGCCCGGATTGGGTTCATGGTGGCTGATGCTGCTCCGGTGGTGGCGGTGTCTAGTGCGGGGTTGGCTGGCCGGTTGGCTGGTTGTGGTGTGGTGGTTGTTGATGTTGGCGATCCGGTGGTGGCCCGGTATCCGTCGACGGGTTTGGTGTTGCCTGATCCTGATGATGTGGCTCATATCATCTATACCTCGGGTACTACGGGTGTGCCCAAAGGTGTTGCGGTGACGCATCGTAATGTGACGCGGTTGTTTGAGTCGTTGGATCTGGGGTTGGTGTGGGGTCCGGGTCAGGTGTGGACGCAGTGTCATTCGTATGCGTTTG
Coding sequences:
- a CDS encoding AMP-binding protein is translated as WSYGEVDEASNRLAHLLVELGAGPGRCVALLLERSADAVIAILAVLKSGAAYLPIDPVYPDARIGFMVADAAPVVAVSSAGLAGRLAGCGVVVVDVGDPVVARYPSTGLVLPDPDDVAHIIYTSGTTGVPKGVAVTHRNVTRLFESLDLGLVWGPGQVWTQCHSYAFDFSVWEIWGALLFGARLVVVSESVAASPQDLHALVVAEKVTVLSRTPSALAAMPVEGLESVAVMAAGEACPVEVVDRWAPGRVLINGYGPTETTVYATISAPLVAGSGVVPIGLAVPGAALFVLDGWLRPVPVGVVGEL